A window from Dermacentor albipictus isolate Rhodes 1998 colony chromosome 10, USDA_Dalb.pri_finalv2, whole genome shotgun sequence encodes these proteins:
- the LOC139051039 gene encoding uncharacterized protein isoform X4 encodes MRTIWYTLILCNLESGAKFTFTYHKVGSNKFITITNITLDYKRGSKKVHLDAGIRVNRTFGSSPALEISVEEPRGSSRSCDLYAKPEELMLCDGKTRTEKKLNSEWNNECPIRAGVYNAYLSFKIRPKSCAKDSPLVVTLKIRDEGTTLECVSFPLITEKQ; translated from the exons ATGCGTACAATTTGGTATACTTTGATCCTATGCAACTTGGAATCTGGTGCAAAGTTTACGTTTACCTACCACAAAG TGGGTTCCAATAAGTTCATCACCATTACTAATATCACCCTCGATTACAAAAGAGGGTCGAAGAAAGTACACCTGGATGCCGGAATTCGCGTGAACAGAACGTTCGGGTCCAGTCCTGCTTTGGAAATCTCCGTCGAGGAACCAAGAGGAAGTTCACGTTCTTGCGACCTCTATGCCAAGCCGGA AGAGCTGATGCTTTGTGACGGGAAGACGCGCACTGAAAAAAAACTGAACTCTGAATGGAACAACGAGTGCCCCATACGAGCAGGAGTATACAACGCCTACCTGTCATTCAAGATTCGTCCCAAATCATGCGCAAAG GATAGCCCACTAGTCGTCACATTGAAAATCAGGGACGAAGGAACTACGCTGGAGTGCGTGTCCTTCCCTCTCATTACTGAGAAACAATGA
- the LOC139051040 gene encoding uncharacterized protein, protein MAHVDLWLHRRCYTPTFAALGLAALFSLCFGMAAVKRYPLKPCSTSAAAKIQNVVVQSKMDRGQALLSFDIIVTGRLDDPKLRVKARGEDLSPLTPDYDMCKLVRQGPEDPPPSKPCDFETGVYHAEIQVSGYQAFYLTTEGGKSDLRFEVIDNGAVVGCESSAP, encoded by the exons ATGGCTCACGTCGACCTTTGGCTTCATCGCCGATGTTACACGCCGACATTTGCAGCGTTGGGCCTTGCGGCACTTTTTTCCCTGTGCTTCGGTATGGCCGCCGTCAAACGCTATCCGCTTAAACCCTGCTCAA CATCCGCAGCGGCCAAGATCCAAAATGTCGTAGTTCAAAGCAAAATGGACCGAGGACAGGCACTGCTTTCCTTCGACATAATTGTGACGGGACGCCTGGATGATCCTAAACTTCGCGTCAAGGCACGTGGGGAAGACCTGAGTCCTCTCACACC GGATTACGACATGTGTAAGCTAGTGAGGCAGGGCCCCGAGGACCCACCCCCCTCAAAACCATGCGACTTCGAGACCGGTGTGTACCACGCCGAAATACAGGTTTCCGGTTACCAAGCGTTCTACTTAACGACAGAG GGTGGCAAGAGTGATCTACGCTTCGAAGTCATCGACAACGGAGCAGTCGTGGGTTGTGAATCGAGTGCTCCGTGA